The following are encoded in a window of Impatiens glandulifera chromosome 5, dImpGla2.1, whole genome shotgun sequence genomic DNA:
- the LOC124939185 gene encoding citrate synthase, mitochondrial-like — translation MNFLAFNLSVIEGFRHTLEVYLRKSSDWRIGLSEFLLVASALSDHYLSFAAALNGLAGPLHGLANQEVLLWIKSVVDECGENITKDQLKDYVWKTLNSGKVVPGFGHGVLRNTDPRYLCQREFAQKHLPNDPLFQLVSKLFDVAPPILTELGKVKNPWPNVDAHSGVLLNYYGLTEARYYTVLFGVSRSIGICSQLIWDRALGLALERPKSVTMDWLEQHCKKSS, via the exons ATGAACTTTCTAGCATTTAACTTAAGTGTCATTGAAGGGTTTCGTCACACACTTGAAGTATATCTCAGAAAGTCGAGTGATTGGAGAATTGGTTTATCTGAATTTTTACTG GTTGCTAGTGCCCTTTCAGATCATTACCTTTCATTTGCTGCTGCACTGAATGGTTTGGCTGGACCTCTTCATGGGTTGGCGAATCAG gaAGTCTTGCTCTGGATCAAATCTGTGGTAGATGAGTGCGGGGAGAACATTACCAAAGATCAATTGAAAGATTATGTCTGGAAGACACTGAATAGTGGAAAG GTTGTTCCTGGATTTGGACACGGAGTTCTGCGTAATACAGACCCAAGATATTTATGCCAGAGGGAGTTTGCGCAAAAACACTTACCCAATGATCCACTTTTCCAACTG GTTTCCAAGCTTTTTGATGTAGCGCCCCCTATTCTCACAGAGCTTGGCAAG GTAAAAAACCCTTGGCCAAATGTTGATGCCCACAGTGGTGTATTGTTGAACTATTACGGTTTAACTGAAGCGAG ATATTACACTGTTCTTTTCGGTGTGTCGAGGTCCATTGGCATCTGTTCACAG CTAATATGGGACCGGGCTCTAGGGTTGGCTCTGGAGAGACCAAAGAGTGTTACAATGGACTGGCTTGAGCAACACTGCAAGAAATCATCTTAA
- the LOC124940551 gene encoding chromatin remodeling protein EBS-like yields the protein MTKTSAVKRNLDSYTIRGTNTVVKVGDNVLLRSPESNTTPYVAQINKIQIDNRNNVTVQIRWYYRPEDSNGGRKLFHGEKELFLSDHYEFQSAYTVQGKCMVHSFKNYTKLERVGAKDYYCRFEYKAAIGLFLPFRVRVYCKCQIPENPDHFMVQCEECKNWYHPSCLGMTINQVKQLDEFICSSCNGEEDETSMKN from the exons ATGACCAAAACCAGTGCAGTCAAACGCAACCTAGACTCCTACACTATCAGAGGCACCAACACAGTCGTCAAAG TTGGAGACAATGTGCTGTTGCGATCACCGGAGAGCAATACTACTCCTTATGTGGCTCAGATTAACAAGATCCAGATAGACAATAGAAATAACGTGACAGTTCAGATAAGATGGTATTACAGGCCGGAGGATTCCAACGGAGGTCGTAAACTATTCCATGGTGAGAAAGAACTGTTCTTGTCTGACCACTATGAGTTTCAGAGTGCTTACACGGTTCAAGGTAAGTGTATGGTTCATTCTTTCAAGAATTACACCAAGCTAGAGAGGGTTGGAGCTAAGGATTACTATTGCCGATTTGAATACAAAGCTGCAATCGGTCTTTTTTTACCTTTTCGCGTCAGAGT GTATTGTAAATGCCAAATACCTGAGAACCCAGACCATTTTATGGTGCAGTGTGAGGAATGCAAAAACTG GTACCATCCTTCTTGTCTTGGTATGACTATAAATCAAGTAAAACAATTAGATGAGTTTATATGTTCCAGTTGTAATGGAGAGGAG GATGAAACTTCAATGAAGAATTAA